From Acidimicrobiales bacterium, one genomic window encodes:
- a CDS encoding sulfatase-like hydrolase/transferase gives MPTPVWRSLHLLALCTLAITQPLLGILGDNPTFFTAHGSSPAQVTWFALAVALAPAALLGAAEVTIHAIAPRLGDRVHLAIVAGLVFLVAIQVVDVLPGPWLVPVVTALAITGGLAVLYATNSGVRSAVSLLALTPVLFVALFLFVSPASKVVFPDDIDAVGLSDLVSEDSFTATVGVTDDGAEPIRASLADRVNERFPPVYLLVLDELPVASLLDETGAIDRARWPNFARLADTSHFFSNATTVGFTTERAVPAILTGRYETEAAPVYSLYPENLFTLLGDVYDISASDPLVDLCPPSVCDGKPPASIIELMASDVDPSEPTQPIPSTTTEAVFDETGSADGSSFRSLLDDAMIVFGHLATPEGLDIGLPDIGATWGDFGDDLGTEDRSTEDRSTAEAAAPAPAAPTPDAPAAALPGDGEIPIEIGPTPTPDADAVEIDAEAVNDENRATLDRLLTDDSRVADFRAELAAIMPSDVPRLHYLHILLPHVPWRLHGNGDTYPDIVLPGYSSAWDDDPTIARAGQQRHLLQLQFVDRLLGEYLDRLERAGVFDDATVVVVADHGISFVPGTSARGITEENVVGVAGVPLFYKLPDQRAGVHHREPVETTDIVPTIARQLEIDIPWGVDGVDLFGPRPDRDRLVHNTFSTWIPEPLPPLVAALTADLLATFGNGTDGSLYGLAGLHDRIGSPIGDLIDEPVGYCWLRNRPTAVPEADGEIGLVDGRLSTNRTEPIPFALTIGDTLTGTAMSLDHEGRHRVHALGDPETWSDATGTDVGLHEIVDDRLRPIPEC, from the coding sequence ATGCCCACTCCGGTCTGGCGCTCGCTCCATCTCCTCGCGCTGTGCACCCTTGCGATCACCCAGCCGCTGCTCGGGATCCTCGGCGACAACCCGACCTTCTTCACGGCCCACGGGTCGTCGCCGGCGCAGGTCACGTGGTTCGCGCTCGCAGTTGCGCTCGCGCCTGCGGCCCTGCTCGGCGCGGCCGAGGTGACCATTCACGCCATCGCTCCCCGGCTCGGCGACCGCGTGCACCTCGCCATCGTGGCCGGGCTCGTCTTCCTCGTCGCGATCCAGGTCGTCGACGTGTTGCCCGGACCCTGGCTGGTGCCGGTGGTCACGGCACTCGCGATCACCGGTGGACTCGCCGTGCTCTACGCGACGAATTCGGGGGTCAGGTCGGCGGTTTCGCTGCTCGCGCTGACGCCCGTGCTCTTCGTGGCGCTCTTCCTCTTCGTCTCCCCCGCGTCGAAGGTCGTGTTCCCCGACGACATCGATGCCGTCGGGCTCTCCGACCTCGTGTCGGAGGATTCGTTCACCGCAACGGTCGGGGTGACCGACGACGGAGCCGAGCCGATCCGCGCGTCGCTCGCCGACCGCGTCAACGAACGCTTCCCGCCCGTGTACCTGCTCGTCCTCGATGAACTCCCGGTGGCCTCACTGCTCGACGAGACCGGCGCGATCGACCGTGCCCGGTGGCCCAACTTCGCCCGTCTGGCCGACACTTCCCACTTCTTCTCGAACGCGACCACCGTCGGCTTCACGACCGAGCGGGCCGTACCGGCCATCCTGACCGGCCGATACGAGACGGAAGCGGCGCCGGTCTACTCGCTCTACCCGGAGAACCTGTTCACCCTGCTCGGCGACGTGTACGACATCAGCGCGTCCGACCCGTTGGTGGACCTCTGCCCGCCGTCGGTCTGCGACGGGAAACCGCCGGCGTCGATCATCGAGTTGATGGCATCTGATGTCGACCCGTCGGAACCGACGCAACCCATCCCATCGACCACGACCGAAGCCGTGTTCGACGAGACCGGATCGGCCGACGGCTCGTCGTTCCGGTCGCTGCTCGACGACGCGATGATCGTCTTCGGTCATCTCGCGACCCCGGAAGGTCTCGACATCGGGCTTCCGGACATCGGCGCGACCTGGGGCGACTTCGGCGACGATCTCGGCACCGAGGACCGGAGCACCGAGGACCGGAGCACCGCGGAGGCCGCCGCTCCTGCTCCCGCCGCTCCTACGCCCGACGCCCCCGCGGCCGCCCTCCCCGGCGACGGCGAGATCCCCATCGAGATCGGGCCGACTCCGACCCCGGACGCCGATGCGGTCGAGATCGATGCCGAAGCGGTGAACGACGAGAACCGAGCGACCCTCGATCGCCTGCTCACCGACGACTCCCGGGTCGCCGACTTCCGGGCCGAGCTCGCCGCGATCATGCCCTCCGACGTCCCCCGCCTCCACTACCTCCACATCCTGCTCCCCCACGTGCCGTGGCGCCTCCACGGGAACGGCGACACCTACCCCGACATCGTGCTCCCCGGCTACTCCTCGGCCTGGGACGACGACCCGACGATCGCTCGGGCCGGCCAACAGCGACACCTGCTCCAGCTGCAGTTCGTCGACCGGCTGCTCGGGGAGTACCTCGACCGGCTCGAGCGAGCCGGGGTGTTCGACGACGCGACCGTGGTCGTCGTGGCCGACCACGGCATCTCGTTCGTTCCCGGGACCTCGGCCCGCGGGATCACCGAGGAGAACGTCGTCGGCGTCGCCGGCGTCCCGCTCTTCTACAAGCTGCCCGATCAGCGCGCAGGGGTGCACCACCGCGAGCCGGTGGAGACCACGGACATCGTGCCGACCATCGCCCGACAACTCGAGATCGACATCCCGTGGGGTGTCGACGGGGTGGACCTGTTCGGGCCGCGTCCCGATCGAGATCGCCTCGTGCACAACACGTTCTCGACCTGGATCCCGGAGCCGCTCCCGCCGCTGGTCGCCGCACTCACCGCCGACCTCCTCGCCACCTTCGGCAACGGCACCGACGGGAGCCTCTACGGGCTGGCCGGACTCCACGATCGCATCGGGAGTCCGATCGGGGACCTGATCGACGAGCCGGTCGGCTATTGCTGGCTGCGGAACCGACCCACCGCCGTCCCGGAAGCAGACGGTGAGATCGGGCTCGTCGACGGTCGGCTCTCGACGAACCGGACCGAACCGATCCCGTTCGCCCTGACCATCGGCGACACGCTCACCGGCACGGCGATGAGCCTCGATCACGAGGGACGACACCGGGTCCACGCACTCGGCGACCCGGAAACCTGGTCCGACGCGACCGGTACCGACGTCGGTCTCCACGAAATCGTCGACGATCGCCTCAGACCGATCCCCGAATGCTGA
- a CDS encoding TIGR03862 family flavoprotein — translation MPPTVAVVGAGPAGLMAAEVLASAGAAVTVYEMHRSPGRKLLLAGRSGLNLTHREPLHGFLGRYEPATAALTAAIEAFPPEQVRAWAEGLGQPTFVGSSGRVFPEAHRAAPLLRAWLDRLAGLGVELATSHRWVGWEGDRLRFSTPDGERVVDVDASVIALGGASWPRVGSDGGWVATFTADGTEVEPLRPSNCGVVVDWSDVFRERFEGHPIKNVVVRWGERSVRGELVVTRDGLEGGPVYALSGTLGRTNRFPTSLVLDLAPDLDAASLVDRCSRRRPKESQSTWLRGVGLEPVVAGLLREATGNRIPDDPAELATLVKAAPVEVRRLASIDRAISTAGGVAFAALDVDLMMRSRPGVFLAGEMLDWDAPTGGYLLQACFSTGHRAGRAAASFVGLDS, via the coding sequence GTGCCGCCCACGGTCGCAGTGGTCGGCGCGGGACCGGCCGGTCTGATGGCCGCCGAGGTGCTCGCGAGCGCCGGCGCGGCGGTGACCGTCTACGAGATGCACCGTTCGCCGGGGCGCAAGCTGCTGCTCGCGGGGCGCAGTGGGCTCAACCTCACCCACCGAGAGCCGCTTCACGGATTCCTCGGGCGCTACGAACCCGCGACGGCGGCGTTGACTGCGGCCATCGAGGCCTTCCCGCCCGAGCAGGTGCGGGCCTGGGCCGAAGGACTCGGTCAGCCGACGTTCGTGGGCTCGAGTGGCCGTGTCTTCCCCGAAGCCCATCGTGCCGCCCCCCTGCTGCGGGCCTGGCTGGATCGGCTGGCCGGCCTCGGTGTCGAGCTGGCGACCTCGCACCGGTGGGTCGGATGGGAGGGCGATCGGCTCCGGTTCTCGACTCCCGACGGGGAGCGCGTGGTCGATGTCGATGCGTCGGTGATCGCGCTCGGCGGGGCCAGCTGGCCCCGAGTGGGATCCGACGGAGGATGGGTGGCGACGTTCACGGCCGACGGCACCGAGGTCGAACCCCTGCGCCCGTCGAACTGTGGCGTGGTCGTCGACTGGTCCGATGTGTTCAGGGAACGGTTCGAGGGTCATCCGATCAAGAACGTGGTGGTGCGCTGGGGCGAGCGGTCGGTGCGGGGTGAGCTCGTCGTCACCCGGGACGGTCTCGAAGGCGGACCGGTCTACGCCCTTTCCGGGACGTTGGGACGGACGAACCGGTTCCCGACGTCCCTCGTCCTGGATCTGGCCCCGGACCTCGATGCCGCGTCGCTCGTCGATCGGTGCTCCCGCCGGCGACCGAAGGAGTCACAATCGACGTGGCTGCGCGGTGTCGGTCTCGAACCGGTGGTTGCCGGTCTGCTTCGCGAGGCGACCGGCAACCGGATCCCCGACGACCCCGCGGAACTCGCCACCCTGGTGAAGGCCGCGCCGGTCGAGGTGCGACGCCTCGCGTCGATCGACCGAGCGATCTCGACGGCCGGCGGTGTGGCGTTCGCTGCACTCGACGTCGACCTGATGATGCGGTCCCGTCCCGGCGTGTTCCTCGCCGGCGAGATGCTGGACTGGGACGCCCCGACCGGCGGCTATCTCCTCCAGGCCTGTTTCTCGACCGGTCATCGCGCCGGTAGGGCCGCGGCCTCGTTCGTCGGCCTCGACAGCTGA
- a CDS encoding DUF1214 domain-containing protein, which yields MSDGDLTATFRAFTDRLHQLADRVVGDEFPDAPVEQLEHLVEQIAGFVEWEVFHADPARPAFHRHNDLVHQWGGPNADNVYHHARISPDRRYRITGRMHSCDQWLLAIRKGFMHNEVWGTVGQVTASDLGIGPGDEFELTLGGDGSGDRHIDLPDGAIMASFREYYYDWTADEPATMVIECLDDPGPTPAVSLDELETRLDRAYRQVEDSMLYWNRYMVENRDEREPNVFSSGLAVAKGLSAARYSFNFWDLAPDEAIFVEADVPHADYWALQLYRMGTFELTDPTGRVCSRNHRQTTLSADGRIRAVISPIDVGAANWLDTGGRGTGLCTFRWFWPHDDHAPAIESRVVKVDTLDAVMGPDTPRVAPEQRRAELAARRTHLAWRFRT from the coding sequence GTGTCCGACGGCGACCTCACCGCGACCTTCCGAGCCTTCACCGACCGGCTGCACCAGCTCGCCGATCGAGTGGTCGGCGACGAGTTCCCCGACGCACCGGTCGAACAGCTCGAGCATCTCGTCGAACAGATCGCCGGCTTCGTCGAGTGGGAGGTGTTCCACGCCGACCCGGCCCGGCCGGCATTCCACCGCCACAACGACCTGGTGCATCAGTGGGGCGGCCCGAACGCGGACAACGTCTACCACCACGCCCGCATCAGCCCGGACCGCCGCTACCGGATCACCGGCCGGATGCACTCGTGCGACCAGTGGCTCCTCGCGATCCGCAAGGGCTTCATGCACAACGAGGTGTGGGGGACCGTCGGCCAGGTCACGGCTTCCGACCTGGGGATCGGTCCGGGCGACGAGTTCGAGCTGACCCTGGGCGGTGACGGCAGCGGCGATCGCCACATCGACCTGCCGGACGGCGCGATCATGGCGTCGTTTCGCGAGTACTACTACGACTGGACCGCCGACGAGCCGGCCACGATGGTCATCGAGTGCCTCGACGACCCCGGCCCCACTCCTGCCGTTTCGCTCGACGAGCTCGAGACCCGACTCGATCGCGCCTACCGGCAGGTCGAGGACTCGATGCTCTACTGGAACCGCTACATGGTCGAGAACCGTGACGAACGCGAGCCCAACGTCTTCTCGAGCGGGCTGGCCGTCGCGAAGGGACTCTCGGCGGCGCGGTACTCGTTCAACTTCTGGGACCTGGCCCCCGACGAGGCGATCTTCGTGGAAGCCGACGTGCCCCACGCCGACTACTGGGCCCTCCAGCTCTATCGCATGGGCACGTTCGAACTGACCGATCCGACCGGTCGCGTCTGCAGCCGCAACCATCGCCAGACCACCCTGTCGGCCGACGGCCGCATCCGTGCGGTGATCTCCCCGATCGACGTCGGCGCCGCGAACTGGCTCGACACCGGCGGACGAGGCACCGGGTTGTGCACGTTCCGCTGGTTCTGGCCCCACGACGATCACGCCCCGGCCATCGAGTCGCGCGTGGTGAAGGTCGACACACTCGACGCCGTGATGGGCCCCGACACGCCTCGCGTGGCGCCCGAG
- a CDS encoding PaaI family thioesterase, which produces MTTFDAEKITRGNWKTIPFLEHTGIVVDHAERGFVRLRMPFEPNVNHVGMMYAGALFTLAEVPGGTIFLTTFDGTSYYPIVKDLQIRFRRPAMTDITVEVRISDDEVARISAQAEANGKADYGWECELIDTSGEVVAISRNTYQMRAFDLG; this is translated from the coding sequence ATGACCACCTTCGACGCCGAGAAGATCACCCGGGGGAACTGGAAGACCATTCCCTTCCTCGAACACACGGGCATCGTGGTCGACCATGCCGAGCGGGGCTTCGTCCGGCTGCGGATGCCGTTCGAGCCGAACGTCAACCACGTGGGGATGATGTATGCCGGCGCGTTGTTCACGCTCGCCGAGGTCCCGGGCGGAACGATCTTCCTCACCACGTTCGACGGCACGAGCTACTACCCGATCGTGAAGGACCTCCAGATCCGCTTCCGGCGGCCGGCGATGACCGACATCACCGTCGAGGTCCGGATCAGCGACGACGAGGTCGCCCGGATCAGCGCACAAGCCGAGGCGAACGGCAAGGCCGACTACGGGTGGGAGTGCGAGCTGATCGACACCAGCGGCGAGGTCGTGGCGATCAGCCGCAACACCTACCAGATGCGGGCGTTCGACCTGGGCTGA
- a CDS encoding FAD-linked oxidase C-terminal domain-containing protein: MGLLDRLVRREAVTDPLVADLRAVLADDRVRVDGAERALMAKDASVFGGGVAGPTCFPTSTEEVRAIMRVAERHGSAVVPRGAGTGLAGGAIPLGAPIVVSLGKMNRILEIDEANRIVWVEPGVINLDLSKHLRPLGYHFAPDPSSQAVCTLGGNVANNSGGPHCLAYGVTDAHVVAVEVVLADGEVVMLGGLDAEPPGYDLRGAFVGGEGTLGIATRIAVRLTRNPPAVRTLLLSFSTVRDAAETVSAIIADGIVPAALEVMDQRITVAVENFVGAGYPVDAAAVLLAEVEGLDAGVEIDAARIEAIGLANGATEVRRAGSDDERELLWKGRKTAFGAIAQLAPDYYLHDTVVPRSALADVLEQVYEIADRHDVIVMNVFHAGDGNLHPLLLFDAREAGTLERVHAAGAEILRASLAAGGVLSGEHGVGVEKQRFMGELFTDADLEHQNRLRRAFDPACRANPGKVLPMGHSCADIQALRAVPTGVWG, encoded by the coding sequence ATGGGGCTTCTCGACCGACTCGTCCGCCGGGAGGCGGTGACGGATCCCCTGGTCGCGGACCTGCGGGCCGTGCTGGCCGACGATCGCGTCCGTGTCGACGGTGCCGAGCGGGCGTTGATGGCCAAGGACGCCTCGGTGTTCGGTGGCGGAGTCGCCGGCCCGACGTGCTTCCCCACGTCCACCGAAGAGGTCCGGGCGATCATGCGCGTCGCCGAGCGTCATGGATCGGCGGTCGTCCCCCGGGGCGCCGGCACCGGCCTGGCCGGGGGCGCGATTCCCCTGGGCGCGCCGATCGTGGTGTCGCTGGGGAAGATGAACCGCATCCTCGAGATCGACGAGGCGAACCGGATCGTCTGGGTCGAACCCGGGGTGATCAACCTCGACCTGTCCAAGCACCTTCGCCCCCTCGGCTACCACTTCGCACCGGACCCCTCGAGTCAGGCCGTCTGCACCCTGGGCGGGAACGTCGCCAACAACTCCGGGGGTCCCCACTGTCTCGCCTACGGCGTCACCGACGCTCATGTCGTCGCGGTCGAGGTCGTGCTGGCCGACGGCGAGGTCGTCATGCTCGGAGGGCTCGACGCCGAGCCTCCGGGCTATGACCTGCGCGGCGCCTTCGTCGGTGGCGAGGGCACGCTCGGGATCGCGACCCGGATCGCTGTTCGCCTGACCCGCAATCCGCCGGCCGTGCGCACCTTGCTCCTGTCGTTCTCGACCGTTCGCGACGCCGCCGAGACCGTCAGCGCGATCATCGCCGACGGCATCGTGCCCGCCGCGCTCGAGGTCATGGACCAGCGCATCACGGTCGCCGTGGAGAACTTCGTCGGCGCCGGCTACCCGGTCGACGCCGCCGCCGTGCTCCTTGCCGAGGTCGAAGGGCTCGATGCGGGGGTCGAGATCGACGCGGCGCGGATCGAGGCGATCGGCCTGGCCAACGGCGCCACAGAGGTGCGTCGGGCCGGATCCGATGACGAACGCGAGCTCCTGTGGAAGGGCCGCAAGACCGCGTTCGGGGCGATCGCCCAGCTGGCCCCCGACTACTACCTCCACGACACGGTGGTGCCCCGCTCGGCCCTGGCCGACGTGCTCGAGCAGGTCTACGAGATCGCCGATCGACACGACGTGATCGTGATGAACGTGTTCCACGCCGGCGACGGCAACCTCCATCCACTGCTGCTGTTCGACGCCCGGGAGGCGGGCACCCTCGAGCGGGTCCACGCGGCGGGAGCCGAGATCCTCCGGGCCTCGCTGGCCGCCGGTGGCGTGCTCAGCGGGGAGCACGGCGTCGGGGTCGAGAAGCAGCGCTTCATGGGCGAGCTGTTCACCGACGCCGACCTCGAACACCAGAACCGGTTGCGGCGGGCGTTCGATCCGGCCTGTCGGGCAAACCCCGGCAAGGTCCTGCCGATGGGTCACTCCTGCGCCGACATCCAGGCACTGCGTGCGGTTCCGACCGGGGTGTGGGGATGA
- a CDS encoding FAD-binding protein, which yields MSTLAITDPVLLGFAEEVGAQGPVAVAGRRTRWDVGGPLDADARVLSAPTGIVAYAASEMTVQVRAGTPVAELAAELADHGQRTALPDRGGTVGGAVAVGENPVDVMARGRLRDAVLQVRYVGAAGEPVTGGGPVVKNVTGYNLPKLMTGSLGTLGLLAEFVLRTNPIPAASRWLCAAGVDPTAAHRAVHRAAEVLWDGSSTWIHLEGHGPDIDAEGAVLRDLAGFVEVDGPPARPAHRWSLSPAEVLALPASNPGATLVAVGVGLAWSDTPQPPRPVPPGVAAIAARLKHNFDPTGRLNPGREVGR from the coding sequence ATGAGCACACTGGCGATCACCGACCCGGTGTTGCTCGGGTTCGCCGAGGAGGTCGGTGCCCAGGGCCCGGTCGCCGTCGCCGGCCGCCGCACCCGCTGGGATGTCGGGGGCCCGCTCGACGCCGATGCTCGGGTCCTGTCGGCTCCCACCGGCATCGTCGCCTACGCCGCGTCGGAGATGACGGTGCAGGTGCGGGCCGGGACCCCGGTGGCGGAGCTCGCCGCCGAACTCGCCGACCACGGGCAACGCACCGCACTGCCCGATCGGGGTGGCACGGTCGGCGGCGCCGTCGCCGTCGGGGAGAATCCGGTCGATGTGATGGCCCGCGGTCGACTCCGTGATGCGGTGCTCCAGGTCCGCTATGTGGGCGCCGCGGGCGAGCCGGTCACCGGCGGTGGCCCGGTCGTGAAGAACGTGACGGGCTACAACCTCCCGAAGCTGATGACGGGTTCGCTCGGCACCCTCGGCTTGCTCGCCGAATTCGTGTTGCGCACCAATCCCATCCCTGCGGCGTCGCGTTGGCTCTGCGCTGCCGGGGTCGATCCGACCGCGGCCCACCGGGCCGTGCACCGAGCCGCCGAGGTGCTGTGGGACGGTTCGTCCACCTGGATCCATCTCGAGGGTCACGGCCCCGACATCGATGCCGAGGGCGCCGTGTTGCGCGATCTCGCCGGCTTCGTCGAGGTCGACGGCCCGCCCGCCCGGCCCGCCCATCGCTGGTCGCTGAGCCCGGCGGAGGTCCTCGCCCTTCCTGCGTCGAATCCGGGTGCCACGCTGGTCGCCGTCGGGGTCGGGCTGGCATGGTCCGACACGCCCCAGCCGCCTCGGCCGGTTCCGCCCGGGGTCGCCGCCATCGCGGCCCGACTCAAGCACAACTTCGACCCTACGGGCCGCCTCAACCCCGGTCGCGAGGTCGGCCGCTGA
- a CDS encoding sterol desaturase family protein: MKRSLPIDKVDLASLPIFVLTMLAEARALRGRPLREPGDLDDWTPAELSDPSLPPDELIPVGYEKRDTTASLAMLAGNVAVNLAYYGALSRVSRFLYRHRVADLGKRKGSFLVSMVMWDFLYYWSHRWQHEKRILWANHVTHHSSEHYNLSTALRQPWSGYLTSWVFFPMPLLGIPLQQTARAGQLNLLYQYWIHTEVIDRLDPVSESVLNTPSHHRVHHGANPQYLDKNYGGILITWDKLFGTFEPEVRRVKYGLTKNIKTFNPIRIGYHEMADIARDVRRAKGWRNKWGHVFGRPGWQPDQVNASA, from the coding sequence GTGAAGCGGTCGCTCCCCATCGACAAGGTCGATCTGGCCTCGCTCCCCATCTTCGTGCTGACGATGCTGGCCGAGGCACGGGCGCTGCGGGGCCGGCCATTGCGCGAACCCGGCGATCTCGACGACTGGACGCCGGCCGAACTCTCCGACCCGTCGTTGCCACCCGACGAGCTCATCCCCGTCGGCTACGAGAAGCGCGACACGACGGCGAGCCTGGCGATGCTGGCCGGCAACGTCGCGGTCAATCTCGCCTACTACGGCGCACTCTCGCGGGTCAGCAGGTTCCTGTACCGCCATCGGGTCGCCGATCTCGGCAAGCGCAAGGGATCGTTCCTGGTGTCGATGGTGATGTGGGACTTCCTCTACTACTGGAGTCACCGCTGGCAGCACGAGAAGCGGATCCTCTGGGCCAACCACGTCACCCACCACTCGAGCGAGCACTACAACCTGTCGACGGCACTGCGCCAGCCCTGGTCGGGCTATCTCACCTCATGGGTGTTCTTCCCGATGCCACTGCTCGGCATCCCGCTGCAGCAGACCGCACGCGCCGGGCAGCTGAACCTGCTCTACCAGTACTGGATCCACACCGAGGTGATCGACCGACTCGACCCCGTCAGCGAATCGGTGCTCAACACCCCCTCGCATCACCGGGTGCATCACGGCGCCAACCCGCAGTATCTCGACAAGAACTACGGCGGCATCCTGATCACCTGGGACAAGCTGTTCGGCACGTTCGAACCCGAGGTCCGCCGGGTGAAGTACGGCCTGACCAAGAACATCAAGACCTTCAATCCGATCCGGATCGGTTACCACGAGATGGCCGACATCGCCCGCGACGTTCGCCGGGCCAAGGGCTGGCGCAACAAGTGGGGGCACGTCTTCGGACGCCCCGGATGGCAACCCGATCAGGTGAACGCGTCGGCGTAG
- a CDS encoding D-cysteine desulfhydrase family protein yields the protein MTDLVLPFPRVDLGHWPTPLAPCRRLQEERGGPLIWLKRDDCSGLALGGNKTRKLEFLLGEALAQGASGVVTFGAIQSNHARQTAAACAHVGLPCDLVLTDAVDRPTEIYRSGGNRLLDDVLGATVHVVADDAAALVRAGELAEAEPERYFIDPGGSSATGALGYVAAAAELAEQIAAAGLRPGELVVASSTGGTAAGLVVGLAAAGLDLLVTPVAVYADAAHTAGSIDRLVSDTAARLGLDAAALGPWRVDGTALGDGYGIETAESHAAVLELARTEGVLLDPVYTAKAFASLLARTGDIDPEADVVFLHTGGQPGMFAYADAFT from the coding sequence ATGACCGATCTCGTGCTTCCGTTCCCGCGGGTCGATCTCGGCCACTGGCCGACGCCGCTTGCGCCGTGCCGGCGTCTGCAGGAGGAACGCGGCGGTCCGTTGATCTGGCTCAAGCGCGACGACTGTTCAGGACTCGCGTTGGGTGGCAACAAGACCCGCAAGCTCGAGTTCCTGCTCGGCGAGGCGCTCGCCCAGGGCGCCTCGGGGGTCGTCACCTTCGGCGCGATCCAGTCCAACCATGCCCGCCAGACCGCCGCCGCCTGTGCACACGTCGGGCTTCCGTGCGATCTCGTCCTGACCGATGCGGTCGACCGCCCGACCGAGATCTACCGGTCCGGTGGCAACCGGTTGCTCGACGACGTGCTCGGTGCGACCGTGCACGTCGTCGCCGACGACGCCGCCGCGCTCGTTCGGGCCGGCGAACTCGCCGAGGCCGAGCCCGAGCGCTACTTCATCGATCCCGGCGGTTCGAGTGCCACCGGCGCGCTCGGCTATGTCGCCGCCGCGGCCGAGCTGGCCGAACAGATCGCGGCCGCGGGGCTCCGGCCCGGCGAGCTGGTGGTCGCCTCGTCGACGGGCGGCACCGCAGCCGGGCTCGTGGTCGGCCTGGCGGCGGCCGGGCTCGACCTTCTCGTCACCCCTGTCGCCGTGTATGCCGACGCGGCGCACACGGCGGGTTCGATCGATCGGCTCGTGTCCGACACGGCGGCGCGGCTCGGCCTCGATGCGGCGGCCCTCGGCCCGTGGCGGGTCGACGGAACCGCTCTGGGTGACGGCTACGGCATCGAGACGGCCGAGTCCCACGCCGCCGTGCTCGAACTCGCCCGCACCGAGGGTGTCCTGCTCGACCCCGTCTACACGGCCAAGGCGTTCGCCTCGTTGCTGGCCCGGACCGGCGACATCGACCCCGAAGCCGACGTGGTGTTCCTGCACACGGGCGGCCAACCGGGGATGTTCGCCTACGCCGACGCGTTCACCTGA
- a CDS encoding (Fe-S)-binding protein: MDLQLEPDDLNTCVQCGLCLPQCPTYRVTGDETRSPRGRIQLMREVQVGDAPVTTEIRESFESCVQCRACEPACPSGVPYGHLMERTRETLAAAGEMTPRWQRLLYRPLGHPRLLRFGSSVLAVANRLRLVPRRLGLPASMPIRRPAHTTSGTDVFLFTGCVMDAWQRDVHISGQRVIEAAGFGVTPTGDVAPCCGALQAHAGLTDQTRALARTTMAALGDDDRPILVDSAGCGAAMKDYGHLLGTAEAAAFAARVFDIQEWLATHVDRLPVVEPLDLRVAVQDPCHLRQVQRVHGATRTVLAPFVRELVELDDDGLCCGAGGAYSVFEAELAGEIRERKVAAIDRATPDVVASANPGCSMHLAGAGVAAVHPMVLVARALGVEKS, from the coding sequence ATGGACCTGCAGCTCGAGCCCGACGACTTGAACACGTGCGTGCAGTGCGGGCTGTGTCTTCCCCAGTGCCCGACCTATCGGGTGACCGGCGACGAGACCCGCAGCCCCCGCGGCCGGATCCAGTTGATGCGCGAGGTCCAGGTCGGGGACGCCCCGGTCACCACCGAGATCAGGGAATCCTTCGAGAGCTGTGTGCAGTGCCGGGCCTGCGAACCGGCGTGCCCGAGCGGCGTGCCCTACGGCCACCTCATGGAGCGCACCCGCGAAACCTTGGCAGCCGCGGGGGAGATGACGCCCCGATGGCAGCGCCTCCTCTACCGACCACTCGGCCACCCCCGCCTTCTTCGCTTCGGGAGCTCGGTCCTCGCCGTCGCCAACCGACTCCGGCTCGTTCCCAGACGCCTCGGCCTGCCCGCGTCGATGCCGATCCGGCGCCCGGCGCACACGACGTCGGGCACCGATGTCTTCCTGTTCACCGGGTGTGTGATGGATGCCTGGCAGCGAGACGTCCACATCTCCGGCCAGCGGGTGATCGAGGCGGCCGGTTTCGGCGTGACACCGACCGGCGACGTCGCCCCGTGCTGCGGTGCGCTGCAGGCCCATGCGGGGCTCACCGACCAGACCCGGGCGCTCGCCCGGACGACGATGGCCGCCCTCGGCGACGACGACCGTCCGATCCTGGTCGATTCGGCCGGCTGCGGCGCGGCGATGAAGGACTACGGCCATCTGTTGGGCACCGCCGAGGCGGCCGCGTTCGCGGCGCGGGTGTTCGACATCCAGGAATGGCTTGCCACCCACGTCGACCGGTTGCCGGTGGTCGAACCGCTCGACCTGCGGGTGGCCGTGCAGGACCCGTGTCATCTCCGCCAGGTGCAGCGGGTCCACGGGGCGACCCGGACGGTCCTGGCGCCATTCGTCCGCGAGCTGGTCGAGCTCGACGACGACGGGCTCTGCTGTGGCGCCGGCGGCGCCTACTCCGTGTTCGAAGCCGAGCTCGCGGGTGAGATCAGGGAGCGCAAGGTCGCCGCGATCGATCGGGCGACCCCCGATGTCGTGGCGAGCGCGAACCCGGGGTGCTCGATGCATCTCGCCGGTGCCGGAGTCGCGGCGGTGCACCCCATGGTGCTCGTGGCCCGCGCTCTCGGCGTCGAGAAGTCGTAG